The Aeromonas jandaei genomic interval TTGAAAAGCACCATGTGCTTCCCATATACACCCAAGGGCATACCCTCTATATCGCCATGTCTGACCCGACCAATGTGTCGGCACTGGAAGACTTCGGCTTCAGCTTCGGTCTCCATACCGAAGCGCTGCTGGTCGAGGAGAACAAACTCACTGCGGCAATAGGAAAATTGCTGGAAAGTGAGAACGATGCTCTCGGAATGGAGGATATCGATGAATCTGAAATCTCCGACCTCGAAGTATCCGATGAAAGCAGCAGGTTGGATGAGAGCGTCAATACCGCTGATGATGACGCCCCCATCGTCAAATACATCAACAAAATCATGATGGATGCCATCAAGCGTGGTGCCTCCGACCTGCACTTTGAGCCCTACGAACAAAAATACCGCATTCGCTTTCGCATCGACGGCATCCTGCATGAAGTGGCCACGCCGCCGGTCAATCTGGCCAACCGTTTTTCTGCCCGTCTCAAAGTCATGGCGCGGCTCGATATCGCAGAGCGCCGGCTGCCGCAGGATGGCCGTATCAAGCTCAAGCTGTCGCGCAACAAGTCGATGGATATGCGGGTCAACACCCTGCCCACAATGTGGGGCGAGAAAATTGTTATTCGTCTGCTCGATTCATCAGCTGCCCGTCTCAATATCGAGCAACTCGGCTTTGACGACCGGCAAAAGGCGCAATATCTACGGGCACTCTCTAAACCTCAAGGCATGATCTTGGTCACCGGCCCGACCGGTTCGGGTAAAACAGTCTCGCTCTATACCGGTCTCAATATTCTCAACACTACCGAGGTGAACATCTCCACCGCCGAAGATCCGGTGGAGATCAACTTGCCCGGTGTCAACCAGGTGCAGGTCAACCCCAAGGCTGGGCTGACCTTTGCCAGCGCCCTGCGCTCCTTCTTGCGGCAAGACCCGGATGTGGTGATGGTGGGGGAGATCCGCGATCTGGAGACGGCAGAAATAGCCATCAAGGCCGCCCAGACCGGTCACCTGGTACTATCCACCCTGCACACCAACTCAGCCGCCGAAACCCTAACCCGGATGATGAACATGGGAGTGCCAGCCTTTAATATCGCCTCCTCGGTGACCCTGATCATGGCCCAGCGGCTGGCACGCAAACTGTGTGACCACTGCAAGGCTCCCGAAGTAGTGCCGGAAGCAGAGTTACTGGAGCTGGGTTTTACTCAGCAGCAACTGGCGGCGGGGCTGCGGCTGTTCAAACCGGTCGGCTGCAAGGAGTGCTCTGGTGGATACAAGGGTCGGGTCGGTATCTACGAGATCATGCTGATGTCGGAAAACATCGCAAAGCTGATCATGCAGGGGGCCAACTCGCTACAAATAGCGGCCATAGCCCAGAAAGAGGGGATGCGTACCTTACGTATGTCAGGATTGGAAAAGGCTCGCCTTGGCGTCACCAGTCTGGCGGAGGTCAACCGGGTGACAACGAATTGATTGCTCATCCCGATAGCAAGCATCAGAGTGCATAAACACGGGTAAAAGATATTGACCGGGTAGCTGTCAGCCACTTAGGCAAGACATCAAATCCGACGGTTCAGGGGTTATCCTCTTCCCTCCAGTCCATTTGCAGGATGCATCGATGGCAACGCTGACCAAGAAAACCAATGCCCCGAAAAAAGTCTTCGCCTTTCGCTGGCAAGGGGTAAACCGCAAA includes:
- the tapB gene encoding PilB family type IVa pilus assembly ATPase TapB, whose translation is MTSSPNSGLALSLAASSLISEEDSQRYLSQAKAQRKPFVTFLIENEILESKALADFCELEYGVPLLDLAAFDLAEIPQKYLNQKLIEKHHVLPIYTQGHTLYIAMSDPTNVSALEDFGFSFGLHTEALLVEENKLTAAIGKLLESENDALGMEDIDESEISDLEVSDESSRLDESVNTADDDAPIVKYINKIMMDAIKRGASDLHFEPYEQKYRIRFRIDGILHEVATPPVNLANRFSARLKVMARLDIAERRLPQDGRIKLKLSRNKSMDMRVNTLPTMWGEKIVIRLLDSSAARLNIEQLGFDDRQKAQYLRALSKPQGMILVTGPTGSGKTVSLYTGLNILNTTEVNISTAEDPVEINLPGVNQVQVNPKAGLTFASALRSFLRQDPDVVMVGEIRDLETAEIAIKAAQTGHLVLSTLHTNSAAETLTRMMNMGVPAFNIASSVTLIMAQRLARKLCDHCKAPEVVPEAELLELGFTQQQLAAGLRLFKPVGCKECSGGYKGRVGIYEIMLMSENIAKLIMQGANSLQIAAIAQKEGMRTLRMSGLEKARLGVTSLAEVNRVTTN